The sequence acacatcaactctgattcacttttacttttcatgtttggtgtataaagataccaagaacaacaatttagaaacttttgatgatgatccaggtcatcatgtggatgtgtaaatctaattaggaggggaatgagctgcttagcggaggtctgtgctcgccgagtgtttttctagtttattaattaattaatttatctattttaattttaattacacATATTTGTGATGTTTACCGTGTGTTAATCAGATATTACAATATTTATGAGCTGTATTCCATGGAGCCTATGAAATGAAGTGGCCACAAACTCTATCAATGTAAACATCTTTTACACATCATGTGCTTTATATTTCCAAGCACAGTGTTGCCGTGGACTGTAAGTTAAGATAAGGATGACTAAAATGCCCTCTggaatttttaaattgttaaattAACCAGAACGAGAGGCTTAGCAGGACATTGAAGTCGGTGTAATGTGGTCCGAACAAGATAAAGGCTTGTGCTCGTTTGTCACTATAAATATTTGCATGCAatctaaacacacaaacatgataCGAATGAGTTACTCTTTCAAAATGTGTataaatcatatatatatatatatatatattattattattattatttttgatacACTAAGGTTTATAATGgacttgtaaaaataaatcatcatcaGCATATGATAGCATAACTACTGCTGGTACACTTCTTGAAGTATAGAAACACAGTGTGGACCAAAGGTGTCTAATTCTGGAGGAGTTTGTCTCTCTTCTGTCCTGTGTATGATGATTTGTATTCACATTATTCATCAATATGATCCTGGGTTGGGTCACAAGTCTGCTGGAGCCAGTCCCAGCTGACAGTGccacacataaaaacatattCTCACTTGCATTTATTCCTACCTGTGGTCAATTTAGAGACACCAGTCcccatatacagtatataataattaattctatatactgtatagacattattattattattattttgctttgccGTCAGTGTTGACAAACACAGCCTTGGTCATAGTTTACGAGATCAATCCAATCATAGCACACCAACAGAATAACAACTTGCTCAATTGAAATCATGCGTAAGGGGAAAATGGAAACATAATCAAATAATAAATTATGAAACTATCTGTGAAACTCAGCTCATTCCCCAGGAAGATATTTCACATTTGATTCAGACTATGAAGCAGGTTACTGTACTGCACAGAGAAATTCACCACTTGTGTGGACAGCCATGCTGCAACTCATGCAATTAACTTGCACtgcttttttttgcatgaaatgTCTGGTAGATTTTACTTCCATCTTTTGTTCCGTgaggctgatgatgatgtttttttctgtgttggCTCCATGTTGTcattattttagcatttattaACCCTGACAAAGTAAATCATTCtagagtaaaaagaaaaaagaatgcaACAGCAAATCAGGCACTCCCTCCTCTTTGAATCTCAGTCATGTCCCTCATTTTCCCTTTCCAAACTGGCACATTAAAGCACCAATTTTAAGACCTCCTTTAAACGTAAATATCATTCAAGCGCTTTGAAATGTCTCATGAGTAGCAAGCTGCTTTTGTGATTCACTGAGTTCAAACGTCCGTTTCATGTGATATTTCTCTTATTTTATTCACCCATTATTTCTGTCCCAGTGGAGTGCGCAATTCAGTGTGGGGCAGCTGTGACTCAGTTGGTAGAGCTGGTCATCCAGTGACCGATAGGTCAGCGGTTCAATTCCTgcctctgactgtccacatgtcaaagtgtccttgggcaaaacagcaaaccccaaattgctcccagtgggcctggcagtgctttgcatggcagcagtcgcccactggcgTGCGAATATGCACATGAATTGGTCcacttgtttattttcttctgagGTGCAGTACATGGGCATCACTGGCTCTCATCGCTGTCAATCATGTGaatttgtgtttgaaatgtgatCGTGAACGTCTCCAAACTGCCGTAGCTTGTTTATGGTTATGGCTCAGATTGCTGGGTCGAAAAAAAgttaggaaaaaaataaaaaagggggcACCTGCTATGAAGCCTTAAAAGTCGATAAAGTCCATCCGTCCAGCCGTCCAGGTCTGGGTCGAGGAGGAAACAGTCTTCGCAGGGATTTTTTAGACTTCCCTGTCCCGatacacctcctccagctcttccggggggaatCCTGGAGCGTTCCCAGGCcaaccgagagacatagtctctccagcgtgtcctaggtcttccccgaggcctcctcctggtgggacatgcctggaacacctccccagggaggtgtccatctgactcctctcaatgtgtggaggagcagcagctctactccAGATTtgctccctggtgactgagctcctcaccctgtctctaagggtgagcccagccaccctgcagaggaaattAATTTTGAACACGTTGCCGGGATTTTGTCCTTttggtcatgacccaaagctcatgaccatCTGTGAGAATAGGAGCGTAGATTGACccgtaaatcgagagcttcgcctttcggctcagctccttctccaccatGATGTACCAATGCAACAACCACATCACTGCACCGATGCGTCGATTTTCTCTATGATTAACTATTTCGTGTCTGCACAGCTTAACGACActtaaagtgatttaaaaattACAAATCATACTGATCACATTGGCTTTAAACTCAATTTGTaaactgtgcatgtgcatgtctGTTCCATGCCATGGTACGCCAGCTTATGCAGATTCCTACACATTCCTGTGTTTATCCTTGCATGCATTTTCAAGGCCAGCAGCAATAAACAAGCTCTTGGTTGGCATTTCTGTCCAAAGAGGCCAAATGGAATTACTGCAGCTCATTCatcatgaaaatgtgtttctgtcaaGGTCATCCTCTGGCCGAAGGGGCGGCCAGTTGCTCTTTGCGTAGAACAAGCCTTCACATGAATACCATTATTAATTCCCTGCTATAATGAAAAAGTGTCCTAATTACCTGGATAAATTGTATTAGCAAAAATGGCACATTTAAAAATTAAGCAAGATGAGTAATTGTAATTTATACGACTGCATAAAGGTGACAAGTAAGCAAAGTATGAGTTGGCATAATGCCAAAAAAGTGACTCAAATTAAGaaaaaagtgtaaataaataaacatattcaGTTCAATTTCACTCCAGTTAATGTTTGATACACTATTCATTTATGTTATATAATCTTAAGAATGGTAGGTAGATCTCATGATAACATTTACCATTCATTACTATTTGATTACGGCCACTTGAATTGTGTGAGGGACGCAGTTGGCAAAGCCGTCCCCTCTTCACGGGCGCTAATTATCTTGGTGTTGTGCTTTATCTGTTATTGCAAAGGTAGAAGTAAAGCAGTTGAGACAAACAttgagattaaaaagaaaaaaaatcagctgcAAAGTATTAAAGAGAGATACACAGATGGTTCTGACAATGCCTAAAAGGGAGCCATGGCCTGCCTTGatcacaaaaaaaagtctgacctcataagagagacaaaaaaagagggaaaatatttttgatgcatGTCGTTCGTATCCCCCCCACACTGGTATCGACAAATGACTCTGGTTTATTTTTGGAACAGTTGCAAGATTGCTGGCATCATGAAGAACTGACCTGATTTCCTTTCTATCGCATTATCTcatcatctctctttctctaatGTGCACATGTCGACCTTGCTTTCTCTCATATGTATCTCACTTGAAGCTCATCATCCTTCCCTTGTGCTAcacaatgaaaaggaaaaaacagcAAGATAATAGTCATCAGTCTCTTAAGCATGAAAAGCAGCTTAGTCCAGTCCATCACTTTCCTTCACattcaaataaacaaatgtaaagATTATAGACAGGAAAAGTGGTAACGGAAGGAGAGCAATACAAAAATCATGCTTTCTGCCAAGCAGTGGCTTCACCAAAACTTTTTTTAGGGGGCTTGTAGCCCCGCTAGTGTTTCCAGTAGCACTGCTAAATTATTCATTCTTCTTTCCCTGGCCGATTCACAATAATAAATGGGGGGAAAGAGGTAGAATGAGTGTAATCATGATGATGACTATGATCCAGGGTAAACTGCTATGTGGCACAAAGTGTAAACGGGTGAAATTAGCAACAGCATTCTAGGTGCGCCTTCAGTCCGGTTCATGTATGCTGTGTCGTATTATGATTTTACATAAGCTAAACTTTGTGAAATCAATGGGTTTTTTTCCAGGTAAATGAATTGCAgtaatccagtctggaagttacaaaagtGTGGACAACcttttctgcattttctttgGTGAATAGATGCCCGTTTTTTTAGATATTGCGAAGGTGAAAGatcgcagtccttgaaatatgctttatctgggccTGAACTGACAGGTCCTGGTCaaagagagagatagacagacagacagacaaacaaaggccagcgattacataacatCCACCttgcctcggcggaggtaataaaggACTGGTGGGGGTGGCGGGCTCCCATATTATTTATGTCCCACAATCTgatataaatcacaccacagagcAGTCACAACTGcttttcttccttctcttcttcctcctccaaagTCACAGCACAGAGTTAATGTGAATGTATTTTATGTGACAAAGGTTGAAGGATGTGAGGAGGACAGTGCACacataaaatgacaaaagtaaGTTAACCCTATCAAGGCTGAATTTGTTGGAGAGTGTGTACAGTGTGTATGTAACATTGATACAGATAAACAAATTATAACAacttaaatattgtatttgtaacgttaattttcctctcttctgttTTCCAGTGAGTCCAAATCATCTTTAGAATGAGTGGAAGACCCGTCAATGAATTATGAATGTTAAACAAGATGACCTCCTCCCAGCAGCCACAGATGATGCGAGGTCCTAGGTGGAACCGGGCCTTGTCCGACCCTTTATTTGTGCTGCTTCTggccctccagctgctggcggTGGCGGGGCTGGTACGCGCCCAGACGTGTCCCTCAGTCTGTTCCTGTAGTAACCAGTTCAGCAAAGTCATATGCACACGGCGAGGCCTACGAGATGTCCCTGACGGCATCTCTACAAACACACGCTACCTGAATCTGCAAGAGAATCTCATTCAGGTTATAAAAGTCGACAGCTTCAAGCACCTAAGACATCTGGAGATCCTGCAATTGAGCAAAAATCACATACGCAAAATTGAGCTGGGGGCCTTCAATGGACTAGCCAGCCTCAATACCTTGGAGCTTTTTGATAATCGTCTCACTACTATCCCAAATGGGGCATTTGAGTACCTGTCGAAACTAAAAGAGCTTTGGCTGAGGAATAATCCCATAGAGAGTATTCCTTCTTATGCTTTCAACAGAGTCCCCTCACTACGGCGGTTGGACCTTGGGGAGCTCAAGCGGCTCTCATATATATCTGAGGGGGCTTTTGAAGGGCTGAACAATTTGCGCTACTTAAATCTGGGTATGTGCAATCTGAAAGGAATTCCCAACCTTATCCCCCTGGTGAAGTTGGATGAGCTGGAAATGTCTGGGAACCAGCTATCTGTCATTCGACCCGGCTCTTTTAAAGGGCTGATCCATTTGCAGAAGCTATGGATGATGCATGCACAAATCCAGACCATAGAACGGAACTCCTTTGACGACCTGCAGTCACTAGTGGAGCTCAATCTAGCTCATAACAACCTTACCCTCCTGCCCCATGACCTCTTCACACCTTTACATCATCTTGAGAGGGTGCACTTGCACCATAACCCGTGGAATTGTAATTGTGACATTCTCTGGTTGAGTTGGTGGCTTAAGGAGATGGTACCAGCAAATACCAGCTGCTGTGCTCGCTGCAGTTCCCCGTCCCATCATAAAGGACGGTACATTGGTGAGCTGGACCAGAATTACTTTCACTGCTATGCTCCTGTTATTGTGGAGCCTCCTGCAGACTTAAATGTGACAGAGGGAAGTGCTGCTGAGCTGAAATGCAGAGCCAGCTCCTTGACCTCGGTGAGCTGGATTACACCCAACGGATCCATCATGACACACGGTGCATACAAGGTCAGAATCTCCGTGCTCAATGACGGCACTCTGAACTTTACCAAAGTCACCGTGCAGGACACAGGCACATATACATGTATGGTAAGTAATTCTGCAGGTAACACGACAGCATCCGCCACGCTCAATGTGTCTTCTACGGAGAACAGCAGTTTCAGCTACTTCACCACAGTTACAGTGGAAACCATCGAAACGCCCCATAATGAAGGCTTTACCACTTCTGTGCAACAGAAGGTGGGGCCCACCCCTTTCGCTGGTACATGGGAGTCCGTTTCTCTCACCTCTACAACTACCACCACAATTCGAAGCCCGCTCAACACCCGCACCACAGAGAAGACTTACACGATTCCAGTTACGGAGCTGGGCGGGGAGGGCTCTCTGA comes from Brachionichthys hirsutus isolate HB-005 unplaced genomic scaffold, CSIRO-AGI_Bhir_v1 contig_939, whole genome shotgun sequence and encodes:
- the LOC137912692 gene encoding leucine-rich repeat-containing protein 4C-like codes for the protein MLNKMTSSQQPQMMRGPRWNRALSDPLFVLLLALQLLAVAGLVRAQTCPSVCSCSNQFSKVICTRRGLRDVPDGISTNTRYLNLQENLIQVIKVDSFKHLRHLEILQLSKNHIRKIELGAFNGLASLNTLELFDNRLTTIPNGAFEYLSKLKELWLRNNPIESIPSYAFNRVPSLRRLDLGELKRLSYISEGAFEGLNNLRYLNLGMCNLKGIPNLIPLVKLDELEMSGNQLSVIRPGSFKGLIHLQKLWMMHAQIQTIERNSFDDLQSLVELNLAHNNLTLLPHDLFTPLHHLERVHLHHNPWNCNCDILWLSWWLKEMVPANTSCCARCSSPSHHKGRYIGELDQNYFHCYAPVIVEPPADLNVTEGSAAELKCRASSLTSVSWITPNGSIMTHGAYKVRISVLNDGTLNFTKVTVQDTGTYTCMVSNSAGNTTASATLNVSSTENSSFSYFTTVTVETIETPHNEGFTTSVQQKVGPTPFAGTWESVSLTSTTTTTIRSPLNTRTTEKTYTIPVTELGGEGSLNGLDEVMKTTKIIIGCFVAITLMAAVMLIIFYKMRKQHHQQNHHAPTRTIEIINVDEDCVTGGRGMEGHLTLPPLEHEHLNHYNTYKSAYNHTSTINSIHSSAHEPLLIRASSKDNVQETQI